TGGTGGCCGTGCGCTTTTTCCCCCTTGACAGCCTGCCGCCCCTCAAGTTCCCAACCGATGCCCAGGTCGTCGCCGCTCTCCGCGCCGGGCTTTCCCTCAAGAAGCGTGCATCAGGCTGCTCAAGCCCACAATCACAATCAGCAGCACATTGACCACCAACAGCACAATGGCCAACGCCCAACTGACCCACAGGGCTGTCACCACCGTCAGCGGTACCAGCACCAGGAAGAAATGCACCGTCCACTTCAAGACGGTCGAGGTGGTTTCCTCACCCTGGCCGCGGCGCCACAGCCACCACCCTCCAACCAACAACAACATGGCGAGCGCCAGGGCCAGCCACATCACCGTATCGCCCCGCACCCCTCGCAAGGGCAAAACATAAATGCCGCACATGCCCTGGCGTTGGGGCATCGGATAACCGCCGAAAGTGTAGACGGTGACGAAAACAAAGTGCCGCAGCACGCGGTTCTCTTCTGAGCCAATCGGGCGCGACCACTGCCAGGTTTCCCCCGGCTGCAATTTGCGGTGCTCGGTGTGCACTTCCCACGCCAGCGGCACGCTCACCCACGATTTGATGCCCAGAGTGGCAGGGTAGGGATTCGTATTGGTCAGGCGCGCCCGCACCTCGGTTTCCTCATCCCACGCGATGAAATGCGGACAAGAAAGGGTCGTCAGGCGGTTCATGGTCATGTGAGGGAAGCCGTAATACACCGCCTCGGTGTTCGCCCAGGTGCTCAGCCCGGCAATCAACAAGGCCAAAGCACCCCCCACGATGAACATCCCTATACCCAACCGGCGCATGGTTTGAGCAGACATGCCAGAGCCTCCGATTTTGGAAGAATTATGGCGTGTCGGCGCCACAAAAGACAAGCATACCACGCCTTGATTTTTTACGCAATTTTTATTTTAGAGGGGTTGACATCAGCCCAAAGGCGGCTACACTTAGAGGCAAGGAGCCAAAGCGTCATGTCAATGTGCCATGTGATTTCCACCGCCCTGTGGGGCATGAAGCAGAAGAAGGCCCGCATCACCCACGGCCACCGACCGGCCGGCGGGCCTTTGGCGTTTGGCCCCTAAACAGCCGCCAACCCAAGGTTCACCACCGCCCCCCGACCGCCGGTCGGGGGGCTTTTCGTTTATCTCCAATCCTTCTCCAAGGAGGTTCCCATGCATCGCTCAACCCACCCCCGTGTCGCCGTCCTTTACACCCGCTTGCGTGTGGAAGAAAAATGGCTGTTTGCCGCTCTGGAACGCCGCGGCGTGCCCTATGACCGCCTCAACGATCGCGAGCACAACCTTTTCCTCGACGACCCGGCAGCGTGGCAGCGCTACGACGTGGTCATTGCTCGCAACTTGAGTTACACCCGCTCGCTCTACACCCTGCGTGTGCTTGCCTCGTGGGGCATTCCCACAGTCAACACCGTGGGAGTCGTGGAAACATGCGGCGACAAACTGCGCACCAGCGCCGCGCTCGCAGCAGCCGGCGTGCCGCAACCCCAAACCGCCATTGCCTTCACCCCCGAAGCCGCCCTCGAAGCCATGGATAGCCTCGGGTACCCCGTGGTGCTCAAACCGGTATACGGCTCGTGGGGGCGGCTACTCGCCAAAATCAACGACCGCGACGCCGCCGAAGCCGTGCTGGAACACAAAGCCGCCCTCGGCTCCCCCCTCCATCAGGTTTACTACATTCAGGAATACATCCGCAAACCCGGCCGCGACATCCGCGCCTTCGTCATCGGCGACCGGGTGGTGACGGCAATCTACCGCTACGCCGAGCACTGGATCACCAACACTGCGCGCGGGGGCCGTGGCGAAGTATGCCCTGTGACCCCGGCGCTGGAAGCCGTGTGCCTGCAAGCCGCCGAGGCCGTCGGTGGCGGCGTGCTGGCACTGGACCTGTTCGAGCACCCCGACCGCGGCTATCTGGTCAATGAAATCAACCACAGCATGGAATTTCACACCACCGTGCCCCTGACCGGCGTGGACATCCCAGGGCTGATTGTGGACTACGCGCTGGAAGTAGCCCGCCGCGGAGCACCTTTGCCCGTGTACGCGCTGGCTTCCTGAAAAGGTCATGGTCAAAAAACTCTGCCTTCCCCCACCCCCATGTTGGTGGTGGGGCGACAGTTGACGAACATGGCAGCGCGTGACCGTGCCAAATCGGGTGGAAAAGTTCTGTATGTGGCCAAACGCTGAGAGTGCCCCCGTACCTCCTCTTTATTAGTAGGACTTTCGCTTGTAGCATAAATCGGGTATTCTATAGGCATGATAACCAAACGACAGTATGTTGAGCATTTGATTAGCACACCAGTCAACTATAGTCGTACCAACCTCGCCGAACATCTGGAAGAGGTCAGCCATGATGTAGTCAGCGACTACTTGCAGCGAGAACGCCTGACCGCCCGGCATCTGTGGGAATTGGTACAAGGGCTGATTGACGACAGCCCAAAAGCCTGCCTGATCATTGACGACAGCGTGCACAACAAACAGTACTCTCAGTCAATTGAGAGGTCAAACGCCAGTATAGCGGTGCGGCAGGTGGGCTGGTGCGCGGGATTGGGGTGGTTAACCTGGTGCATACTAACAGAGCAGAGGGGGAGTACTATCCAATCGACTTCCGAGTGTATGCCAAATCCACCGACGGGAAGACCAAGAACGACCACTTCCAGGAGATGTTGATAAGGGCTGTCGCAGACAAGCAAATCCAGGCCAAAACGGTGCTTTTTGACTGCTGGTATTCCTCCTGGAAGAACCTGAAGCTGGTCCATCGGCTGGGGTTGACCTTCTACACGACGCTTAAAAGCAATCGGTTGGTAAGTTTGAGCAAGGAAAGCGGGTATATTCACCTCAATGAAATCGAGTGGACGGCAGAGCGGCTGGAGCACGGCGTCATTGTCAAACTCAAGAAAGTTCCGTTCAAGGTGAGATTGTTCAAGGTAGTTGCCACAAACGGCGACGTTGACTGGGTCATTACCAATGACCTGGATGAGGCTCTAACCACGCAGGTCGCTCAAGAGGCGAACGACGTGCGCTGGCAGGTTGAAGCGTTTCACCGAGAACTGAAGCAATTGACTGGCAGTGAAAAGTGCCAATGCCGCAAGGCTCGCTCCCAGCGCAACCATCTGGCCAGTTGCTATCATGCCTGGCTGTCTTTGAAGGTACATGCCAAGTCGCTTGGGAAAACGCTTTACCAGGCTCGCAGAGACTTGTTTAGCGATTATTTGCGGGCTGAACTCCGTAACCCTACCGTCCAGGCTTTTCAACCCGCCTGAGCGAAAGTCCTAAGGGAAACAAAAACAGCCCCCGCTTTTTGCACGGGGGCTGTTAACGCAAAAAGGCCGGTTTTTACCGGCTTTTTGCTTTGAGGCCTTTAGATTACTTGAGGCGGTCCCGACGGGATTTGAACCCGCGCTCTCCGCCTTGACAGGGCGGCGTGTTAAACCAGGCTACACCACGGGACCAAGGCTTGCTTGCGGGCCTAAGTTTACCAAAGGGCGCGCTGGGTGTCAAGAAATGTGTGCTGCTGTAACATGGCTTTTTCAAGAAAGGCAATGTACGGTGGTTAGGAGTAAAAATGCCTCTTGGAGATGACCTTCGAAATAACGGCAGGCCTTTGCAGCATTGGTGTAACCCGCTTTTTTGACCAAATTAATGACCAGATTGTGTACACTCGCTAAAATACGCCCTGCTGCCCCTATGGTCATCCGGGTGGCATCTTCCCGAAAGGTCACGTCCCGGCGATAATGCAAACTTGTTTCTATGTGCCAATACTTACGCCGAACTTCTATCAGTCTCAGCGAACAAGCGTTTAATGTCAGCATAC
The Chloroflexota bacterium genome window above contains:
- the lysX gene encoding lysine biosynthesis protein LysX, translated to MHRSTHPRVAVLYTRLRVEEKWLFAALERRGVPYDRLNDREHNLFLDDPAAWQRYDVVIARNLSYTRSLYTLRVLASWGIPTVNTVGVVETCGDKLRTSAALAAAGVPQPQTAIAFTPEAALEAMDSLGYPVVLKPVYGSWGRLLAKINDRDAAEAVLEHKAALGSPLHQVYYIQEYIRKPGRDIRAFVIGDRVVTAIYRYAEHWITNTARGGRGEVCPVTPALEAVCLQAAEAVGGGVLALDLFEHPDRGYLVNEINHSMEFHTTVPLTGVDIPGLIVDYALEVARRGAPLPVYALAS